TGCTGGCATGGACAGGGCTGGTGTGGTTGGAATGGGCCAGATGCCTCCATGGGGAAGAGGGAGCCTCCTGCTCACCTCATCAGCTCCTGCTTCCTCTGgcgctccagctcctcctggacCTCCATGCCCTTCTCCCGCTCCATTTCCATCATCTTGTCCAGGCGCTTCTCTTCCTCTGCCAGTTCCTTGAGGATCATCTGCTTCTCCAGGACTTGCTTGTCCCGGATCATGTTGCACTTGGCAttgaggagcagctgtggggacaaGAGGTGTCTGTggacacagggagcagggagggccagggaaggagaggaagagcCTGGGAGCACAAGGAGCAGGGGAGACTCAGCAATGCCAGGTGATAGAGGGGAGCTCCGGCCCTACCGCGTTCAGTTCCCGCAcatcttcctcctgctccagcctcatCCTCGTCACCcgctgcagcagcttctgctcctcctgctgcagctcctcctccatGTCTCTCCAGCGGTTCCTCTtgtcctccagctctgcctttctctgctcctcgATCTGGGCGTTTTTTAGGGCTTCCTATGGGTACAGAGAGCGCTGCCCAATCCTGGGCACCTTCCCAAGGGCTCACAGGGGTCACACTTCAGGTGCTGCACTCCCAACACTGAGTGGGAACATGTCAGGCTCCTGGCATATCCATGGGCACCCCTCCCCACACCTCTGGGCAGACACCCCGTGCCCTTGGAAGGCTGGAAGTGCTGGGCACAATTTCAGGGATGCTGCCCAGCTCTCAGAGGAGCCatgagccctgcagcctcccctgcGCCCCAAAACATTAGGGACAAAAGGGATCCCCTTGTTGAAGTCACCACCCCTAGAGCCTGCCAgtgagcaggaaaagggagaagcaGAAAGGGAAATGCCTACAAAAGCAGCGTCCTGTCTGGCTCTCAGCGTCTTCAGCCTGTCCCAACGCTCCACCTCAGTCAGGGCTCGAGCTGATTCCTTAAGTTTCTCATATTCCTTTTCCCCAATGATGAGACACGGCTGGGGCTTCTCCTGGGGAATgctggggagcacagagagagagctcagaggcacagagaccccaacaggtccctgtgctccctgagCTGCCCACTCAGCCAACAAACCAGGCCAGATCAATGTGGGAAGTGCTGGGGAAGCCGTGGGGACCCGGCTCTCTTGTTTTGGGGCGAGGCAGGAAGGGAAAGTGTGGTGAAagtggcaccaggctgggatGCAGGGGGCAGGATCCCCGGGGGTGGTCAGAGCACACTGCCAGTCTCTGCGCCCCAGAGATTTTGAGATGCTGCACTGACACCTGCTgggccccaaaaacccctcagggctggggcacagccttACATGAGCTCCCGGATCAGGTCCTTGGTGATCACTTGGATGGTCTTGAGCTTGGGCTTGAAGGAGAGCAGCTCTCGAGGATGTTTTGGCACATCCTTAGAGATCACCACAGGGTCGCTGGAGCCCGTCACCTGCAGAATAGAAAAGTTTGAGGGATCCgaaccccttccctctcctggcGCTCCCCGGACACCGAGGGATCCCAGCGGGAGCTCTGGGCCCTCTGCCGGGATCGGCCGCGGGGTGTCGGGGGCACGTccggaggggacagaggggccGGGGGTCAGCGGGAGGAGCTGGACATCCTGCGGGGTGTGGGGGTCTGGGGGAGCCATCGGGACGGACGGACTGAAATCCCGGCGGTGAAAGCTGGAGACGGCGGGCGAGGAGGGACCTCCGGGACGAGCCCCGGGCGCGGAGGGACCGGGATCCTGTGGCGGCAGTCACGGCTGCCATCCCGCTGCCACTGCCGGGGCTGTCGGTGGTATTTTTCCTGTTGTCCTGGAGCCGACCGCCACAATGTGGTGGAACCGACGGCTGGGATGTGTCTGAACCGAGGGTGACAGCGTCTCCAAAGCCACTGTCGCGATGTGTCGGGACGGActgttgccatggcaacgcCCCAACAGCTCGCAGGGCGTGACGGGCAGGGGTGGGGAATTGGGGATGGTGCCTCAGGCAGGAGGGGCGGGGCTTACGCTGAAATAGGCGGGGCTTGGCAGAGCTGTGTCCGTCCCCCCCTCCCTGGGGACGTCGGAGCGTCACCAGTGACGGCCCCGCCCCTCCTCATAAGCCCCCCACCCCTTATCTTTGCCCCGCCCTCTCAAGCCCCGCCCCTCAGCTCAGTTCTGCCCCTCCACCCCAGCCCCGCCCCTCTCACTGCCCCGCCCAGTCCCTCCTGACTCCGCCCAAACCACGCCCCCCGTTGTGGCCCCGCCCCTCCACGCGGTCGTGGGGTCTCTGCATCCCCAGTCAGGGGTCTCCCCCTTGTAACCCATCAGgagccccctgccctcccccagccccaaatcatGACTATCTAACCCTGGAAAGAAAAGGATCCGTTTATTGGGGCGGTGGGGTGGGCGCAGCGGCACCGCACCCACCCAGccaaataatattaataaaaattactttggtCCTGACAAAACTGGGGCCGGGGCACACCCGGCTGGTCCACGGCGGGGGTtaaggcaggcagagccccgGAGGGGCTTAGAGGATCCGGCGGTCCCGAGCGCGGCCGACACGGTCGGACAGGCGGGGCCGCCTCACCCTCCGTCCTTCcgctgggctcctgcagggcgGGCTGGGCGAGACCACCCTGCTGAGCGAGGGGGGCTCACTCAGCTCTGTCTCTACGAGTCGAGTTCGCCCGTGACATCTCGCACCCGCTGCCTTCCGCATGCAACGGGGAGGCAGCAGCGAAACGTCCACTCCGCGCCCAGCCCCGCGGGACCCGCCGCTTCTcctcctgggctgtgcagggttcCGTTCCTCCCCTCCGCACGGCATTGGGTGCGGCGGGCTCTCCGCCCCCTGCATTCAGCGTCACTTCCCAGCCGAGCGCGCCATTGACGGCGGTGGCGGGGGGGGGCGGTGTGGCGGCTCCGCGAGGCTCCAGAAGGTTCCGCCGCGATGATGGGCCCGCGCCCCGTCTTGGTTCTCAGTAAGTTCCGATCGGTTTGTCGTGCGCAGAGAGCGCTGGTTATTAGTGCACCTCATAGCTAGGGTGGTGAAGGGGTAGTGGAGGTTATTTGATGCTGGGTTTATTAGGATAGTGATTCGTATGATGCCGTAGCCTCCGAGCTTTAGGAGAGGGGCAGCTAGTAGCATGGAGCCGGCAATGGGGGCTTCTCCGTGGGCTTTCGGGAGTCATAGGTGTAAATCGTATAGGGGGCTTTAACTATGAAGGCTAGGAGTAGGGCTGGGCTTGCCACTAGGCTCGATCAAAAGGTTTAATGTGCGATATGAGAGTTTAAATATTGGGAACTGTAATGCACCGATTTGGTTGTGTAGGTAGAGGATGGCAATTAGCAACGGGAGTTAGCTGGCGTGCTTGTAGAATAGAAGGTAAATGCCGCGTTTAGACGCTCTAACAAtagagcgggcccggcccgcgCTGCCGGGCGGAGGGCGCGGGGATGGCCGGTCCGGACCCCCGCCCCGCCGTGCCGCCATGTTGCGGCTCCTCATGGCCGGGCTCCCTTTCACGGCCCGTTCCGGCCGGGCCCGCCTGTCCTGCCGGGGATCCAGCTCTTGGGTCTCCGGAGCTGCTGGAGCGGGTCTAGAGGAGGCCACGGAGAGGCtccaagggctgcagctcctccggGAATCGCTGCCGCTCGGCGCGGCCCGAGCtccccctggcagctccctgcccacgGCCGCTGGGATCCTGTGCCGGCAGGAGCAGGATCCCGGAGCCCCGCTGCCCTCGGACATTTTCTGGCAGCGTTCCGTGCTCTCGGCTGTCCTCGCGTCTTTCTCAGCGCGTTGCTTTGTGTTGCCCCGTCTGAACCCCATATGACCCCCAATTcttgagagctgctggagcgGGTCtagaggaggccacagagatgctccaagggctgcagcccctccgGGAATCGCTGCCGTCCCCGGCGTGGCCCGAGCTCCCCctcactgctccctgcccacagcccagagcccgCTGCCCTCAGACATTTTCTGGCAGCGTTCCGTGCTTCCCGCTGTCCTCACATCTTTCTCAGCACGTTGCTTTATCCTGCCCCGTCTGAGCCCCATGTGAACCCCAGTTCTTGGGGAGtcagcccagaggaggccacagagatgatccaggggctgcagcccctctgctctggacaccggctgggagagctgggagtgttGAGCCTGCAGAAGTaaaagctccagggagacctcagagccccttccagggcgTAAAGCGGCTCCGAGGGGGCTGGAAAGGTACTTGAGGCAAGGGCAGGTAGTGATAGGGTAAGGTGAGACagtgggaagaaattcttcctccttGTGACAGTGGTAGGGCCTTGGCACACATTGGTCAGAGAATATGTGGCTtccccatgcctggaagtgtccaagaccaggttggacagagcttggagcttTACTCTAGTAGGCGTCCCTGCCCATGAAAGGGTTTTGGAATGAGATAGTCTTTAAGGTCCACTCCAGCCACTcagaccattctgtgattctctcaCCATCCACCAACATAAGGTATTCCcagagttttgggttttttttttctgtttgggtATCTCATTCTCTACTGCATCTACTGTTCTCTGTTAACCCAATAGGCAGCAATAGGCAGACTGTCGTAGCCCACCGCTCCTTTTCTGAGCCTGCTTGCCTGAGATGTggtgctgctcttgctgctgtttccttttgttctgtctTACACCTCCCTGTGCATGTGCATCTGCTCCTGAATAAATCTGGGTGTGCTCGGGCCAGGCTTGCAGTAGCAGAAAAGCCCAAATATGCCCCAGGGCTGAGTTTGTTGatagctgctctccagctgagGTTGTGaactccagctgctgctcaccctCATGTGCCAAAGTAACATTGATGGATTAACTTTAGATCACTCAGTTCTGCTTACTGTACATGAACCTTTCTTGACTGAGCACTATTGTacaacagcagctcctcagctttGAGAGCTGGCAGATCCTAGGGAGTCACTGCAGTTTGATTTTCTGGGGTAATAGGTTCTGTTTTGGGGTTGCAAAGCTTTGTCTCAGGATGCTAACAGGGAGTTCTGTTATAATAGGGAATGTTGGTTTTCACTGACAGTTTTCTATCAATGTGATTCTCATCATGACTGCACTATTTGTATTGTAAACTCTGAATTTCAATCTGGTCACTTGTTAAATGTGTGACTGAGAGGTGACTGCATCCTTGATGTTTTGTACTtgattaatattatttttttctgtattctttaggTCAGAATACAAAACGTGAGTCTGGAAGAAAAGTCCAGACAGGAAACATCACTGCTGCAAAGGTACCAAATTCTCAGTCTGTTTTTGTGTGTATTCATATACTTCAGAGGGAAAACTGAATGTGTAACATATTTTCTCTATTTGATATGAATGTAGAGTAGAAGAAGAAGCAacatagaaaataattttctatgtTAGCAGAAGATTTCTGTACTATTACATAAAAATTCTGTATCTAAACCAAAATATCTGCATTGTTCATGTAATGGGTTACCCTATAAATAACCATGGAGGGATTTAGCCAACCAAaccccttttctctgcaaagtCTGAAAGTCTCTCAGTTTTGACATCTGACTGAGAGAATAATTTAGAGTGGTTCCAGTGTCTTGATAATCCCCATATTCTCATTTCCATACAATTCTTAACCTGCATCTCAACAACTCAATCAACTCCACAGCAGAGTTGTTGGATGACTTCAGTTTTGCAGGGGCAGCTGATTtcactgtggggtttttttagacTTTTTGCTGCCCTCCTGTATTTTACCTCATTTCTTTGATTCCTCCCAGACTATTGCTGACATTATCCGAACATGTTTGGGACCGAGAGCAATGATGAAGGTAAGAACTTGTCCTGCAGCTGATTAGAAGTGACACACACATGGGACAGAGCAGTCAAGTGTTGATTCTCTTGTGGTTACAGATGCTTTTGGACCCCATGGGTGGAATTGTGATGACCAATGATGGCAATGCTATTCTTAGAGAAGTAAGTTTCTCCTAAAGGATTTTCTTGCTTAACCTTAAGTCAGTGTGTGCCTGAATCTTGGGGTGACAATGGAACTGTGTGATCTCCCCACCTCTCCTGAGAGCCAGCAAGTGCTaaccagctgctccaggaaagGTTCTCATTGGGGAGAAATGAAATATCCAGCAAGTATTCTTGCTCTACAGAAATGTAGGTTTGATCCTAGAGTGGGAAATTTTTATGGAGTGTTTACAAGACTGATGCAAATTCTTTGGTAATTTGAGCTATTATGAACTGCATTGAGACTTTTTGAGTAGATGGTGTTCACAATGCCACATGATGAGAGCTAGAAATCATTATTGTGTGTCTGTTAAAAGAACATTCTAAAAATTGAAATGCCTGAAAAACAGCGAAGAGACACAATCCTGTCAAATACAAGGGCTTGGTTTTGGTCTCgacaaggaagaaaaagccTTGCTGTTGTTGGACAGAATGCCTTTGATTGTATTAAAGGTGTGGTATTTGTTCCATTGAGTGACATGAGCCATTTCTGCTTTAATATTCTGAGACAAATCCATGCCCATCCTTGCTCCTACCTAGATTCAAGTCCAGCATCCAGCTGCAAAATCAATGATAGAGATCAGCCGCACTCAGGACGAAGAAGTTGGAGATGGGACCACATCTGTCATTATTCTTGGTAAGGAGACAGACTGTCAAACACTTTGCATAAAGGCTAAAGTTCACCCATTTTTGTAAGCAGAGCCCATGATGAGACACATCCTAATTATTTACTAATCTTGAAATGGAGAGGGGTTTTTACTGTGCAAGAGCATGCTAGGTTGATGACACTCAAAGGTGATCAGCTCCACACTTTGGAAAGTTGTTCTTTCCCCATGATAACCACAGTTAACTGTAAAGAAAGGTATAGGTGATGTTAAAGTTCTCTCTGTGGATagaagagatattttttttctagtatGTGCTCTCCTTTCTTGACTGTTGATTGTCGTACTAACTTACTTGGGAgataatgatttatttttaattttttttagctgGAGAGATGCTCTCTGTTGCTGAACACTTTCTTGAGCAGCAGATGCACCCAACTGTGATAATCTGGGCTTATCGTAAGGCTCTGGATGACATGATCAGTATTCTGAAGAAAATTGGGTGAGTATGGGCTGGTGGAAGTTAGAGAGGAGGGATGTGAACTTCCTGTACTGCTTTGAGCTGCTCCTTCAGGCACTTGTGCCAGTCAAACACAAGTTAGCAAAACTGAAGAGGGAGTCAGAAGGGTTAGATTGTTGCTTGGAATTAACACTCAGTTTGCTCTTTGGTTTTTCCTTTATCTCAGCACTCCAGTGGATGTGAACAATAAAGAGATGATGCTTAAAATAATTAAGAGTGCAATAAACACCAAGGCAATAAACCGCTGGTCTGACTTGGCCTGCAGCATTGCTCTTGATGCTGTTAAGACTGTGGAGTTTGAAGAAAATGGCAGAAAAGAAattgatattaaaaaatatgcaaaagTAGAAAAGGTGAGTTTGTCCTGAACTGTTTCTTATCCTCGTGCTCCTTTCTTGTTCTAGACTAGTTTATTGTAGGGTGTGTTGGGAAGAATTTTGTGTTACTTCTCTGCAGTCTGCAGACATAATCCTTGAAGACATTTCAGTCAGTGTTGTCAGCCATGCTCATTTACAATGCCAACAGGGGCTGCTATCTCAACTCTTTTAAAAAGAGTACctgtcaaaaataaaatttcagttgGATTTGGAAGATGGAAAATGAAACATGTTGTCAGCAGAATGTTTAAAAATTCTTAAGTTCTTTTGTGGCTTCCCACTTAAAATCTAAATCCGTTTGTGCTTAAAATTAAACTTGTGTAGTGATCTGGATGCACTGGGGTTACTTGGGAGATGTTTTTGTAAACTAAACAGACTCACCAGATTTTCTGCCTTGTGTCTGTCAGATCCCAGGTGGGTTTAGTGAAGACTCGTGTGTTTTGCGTGGAATTATGGTGAATAAAGACGTGACCCATCCCAGAATGCGTCGCCTTATTAAGAATCCGCGCATCGTCCTTCTGGATTGCTCACTGGAGTACAAGAAAGGAGAGAGCCAGGTAAGAGACATCTGCAGGTCTTGATGTAGGATgagtaaaacaaacaaacgcagatggatttttaaaactgcagGTGGAGAAAGGCTTTCTGTGTTCTACCTTTCAGAGGTCTGTTGAATGTGGGGGCTAATTCTGCTGTGGGCTCTAGAAAAATAGAAGTGAGGCTACAGCATTTTGACTCACTGAAGCAGCTACAGTGATTTATGTATCTAAGTGCTGGTCAAGagcaaaagaaatatttctgagctTGAAATAAGCTTAATGCTCAACTGGCACAGTGTCATAATTTATTTGATCCGTGGTTTTCATCCCTGACTCTTTCCCTGGTTGTACTGGAGGAGTTGAGCTGCTTGAAGCTGGGGAAGGTGTGTCTAAAACTGAAGGTTGGAATGAACACCTCAGCTGTTTACACCTCTTTTATACAGACTGACATTGAAATTACTCGGGAGGAAGACTTTGCCCGAATCCTGCAGATGGAGGAAGAGTACATTCAGCAGATGTGTGAGGATCTGATAAGAGTCAAGCCAGATCTGGTCATCACAGAAAAAGGAGTTTCTGGTAATGGCACACGTGATCCTTGGTGTTGAATTCATCTCAGTGAGGTTCACTGTGTTAAATGTACTGCTCAGGAActtagaaaaaacccaaccaaaactaAAAACACAACAGCAAACTAATACAACTCCTCCCAAACCTGGTGTACACCAGCAGACAGAGCATTGAAGTTCATCCTTGATGTTGCTTTTTGAAATTAGGCTCCTACAgtaatattttgcttttccagcatTTGGGAAAGATACCAAAATACAAGTGAAGCTGAGTCTTAACCCCTGGAGAGCTGTGCTACCATTTTGCCTTGcagctggtttaaaaagctacATTTAGGTGCTTTTCTCGTGTATAACCCTTTTTGTTTCAAAGACTGGAATTAAAATAGCTGAGTTGATAACTGAGATGATATTTGACATGATATTGCTGGTTCATTACTGAAATTCCACAAACCTGGTTTCAGACCTGGCCCAGCACTACCTGATGAGAGCCAACATCACCGCCATCCGCAGGGTGCGGAAGACTGACAACAACCGGATTGCCAGGTGGGTGTTGGCTCCTGTCTGGAGCCCATTCCCACTGTGCCTGACACGGAATTGTTGTGCTCTTGCTCTCTCAGCTCTGATTTTGAGTGTCtggtgctgtgctttgctgtgccagggcctgtgGGGCTCGCATCGTCAGTCGCACCGATGAGCTCCgggaggaggatgtgggaaCTGGTGCCAGGCTCtttgaagtgaaaaaaatagGAGATGAGTATTTTGCTTTCATCACTGATTGCAAAGATCCTAAAGCTTGCACCATCATCCTGAGGGGAGCCAGCAAGGAAATCCTAGcggtgagtgagtgagtgcaTGGGCTGCTTCACCTCCTGTGCCAGCCACCTTTGTGGTGAGTCGTGGCCAGCAGACTGTGGGCTGGGCTTTCAGCTGGTGTGGTGCTGCAGGTAATAatgagaagggcagtggagtgaggaagggtctggagcacaaggaggagctggggggaTTCAGCAAGGACCTTACTGCTCCCTGTTTAGTACTACCTCACAGAAGGGTCTAGCCCACTGGGGGTCAGGCTTTTCATCCTAGAAACAGGGCaagaggtttagattggatattaggagaaatttcctcatggaaagtGTGGTCAGACCCTGGCACAGAATACTCAGGGCAgtagtggagtcaccatccctggatggaTTTAGCAAATGTATGGATGTGGCACCTTGGGACTTGGGTTAGTGGcagccttggcagtgctgggggaatgtTTGGACCTGATTATGTTAGGAGAGCTTTCCAGCCTCAAAAATGTTGTGATTGTGTCCCTGTTGCAGGAGGTGGAGCGCAACCTGCAGGACGCCATGCAGGTGTGCCGCAACGTGCTCATGGATCCGCAGCTGGTGCCTGGCGGGGGAGCCACTGAGATGGCTGTGGCCCATGCACTGACAGAGAAGTCCAAGGGCATGACAGGAGTGGAGCAGTGGCCCTACCGTGCAGTGGCCCAGGCCCTGGAGGTCATTCCCCGCACGCTGATCCAGAACTGTGGCGCCAGTACAATCCGTGTTCTGACTTCACTCAGGGTAAGGAATGTGCCACCAGGAGAGACTCAGCCCTTCTCTGCTTCACCAGCTCCACCTGGGATCAGGCACCGTTCAGAACAGTGCCCTTGTTGTGCTGTCAGTAACATGTTGTATAAACTCCAAAAGCAAGAATGTTCTCGTGACCTGTTACAGTTTCCTCAGGCCGTAGTTGTGGTGgggttcacaggggtcccaagaccagggaagagatgagaatcttgtttcagaaggctgatttattattttatgatatgtattatattaaaactatactaaaagaatagaagaaaggatttcatcagaaggcttgaaaggaaaagtaatggaatgataataaaatcctgtgactgtgattggccattaattaaaaacaaccacatgagaccaatcacagatccacctgttgcattccacagcagcagataaccattgtttacattttgtttctaaggcctctcagcttctcaggagaaaaaatcttaaggaaaggctttttcataaaacatgtctgtgacacgTAGTCAGTTTGAGACTCCAGAGGGGAAATTGCCATCTCACCCACCCTGTCCTTCTGCTTCCAGGCCAAGCACACTCAGGAAGGCAGCCAGACATGGGGGGTGAATGGGGAGACTGGAGCCCTGGTTGACATGAAGGAGCTGGGGATCTGGGAGCCCTTGGCTGTCAAACTTCAGACCTACAAAACAGCTGTGGAGGTAAGGAGAGATGGAAACTTGAGTCTCTGTGGGTATCATCTGGGACAGGAGGGCATCCTTGCCTGCATGCTGAGGTGTTTGGGTAGGCATCACACCCAGTGCAGGGCATGCTGGTGTCTGAACTCATTGCTGGAGGTTGGATAATGAGGGAAGTGGGAGCCCAGACTCAGGCTTTCCCAGGGCTCTTGATCCTGCAGCTGAATTTCATCATAGTACATCCCACCTTTTCCTGTAAACAGTGCAGAGTGCTCTCACTGCTTCCAGTGccagacagagctgtgcctgagcAATCCTGTGCCAGCAACATGCTGGAATCATCAGTGGTTGTTGGAGCTTTGTCCCTctggctggctggggctgccatgtctctgctgcccttctcacTTTGATCCTGCCCTTACCTTGCTGGTGTTGGATCAAAGGCTGTTCCTCTAGGGATACTGTGTCCCTTCTGTATCAGTCAATAAGAAAAAAGGGTGTCCTTGTTTCCATGGTGGTGGGAGAGCAGCCCCTTGCTGCTCCCACAAGCCTGTGAGACACCTTCccctttcctgtgctgaaagaGCCATTTCAGCCCAGGCTGATGATTGTGTGGTGTGAAAGCTGCGcaggttgggttttgttttttgtcatGAGCTCTAAATGagctctgggtttggggtttctctGCAGACTGCAGTCCTCCTCCTCCGTATTGACGACATCGTTTCGGGGCACAAAAAAAAGGGTGACAACCAAAGCAAGCAGTCTGCAGCACCAGAGACAGCCCAGGAGTGAGAGGTTGAGTCTTCCCAGGGGAGAACCAACTGCCTTGACCTTGGCATGGAGAGGAGCTCAATGCAGTGGCCTCAAGGCTGAGCCTGGAAAAGTTTATTTCAAGTCCAGGAGGGATGGAAAATACCCTGGGCATGGGGAAAAGGCAGTGACAACACTGCACTGCTTGTGGGGTGAGGGTTACTGACTGAGAATTCTCTTCACCTCAAAATAAATACGTTGTTTCAGGCTGTTTCTGTCTTCAATCCttgtgctgggatgggctgggcagggggtcTGTGCCAAGCCCGGGAGGTTCAGCCAGGCCAAGGGCAGGTGCTGCACCTGcattggggcaccccaaaatacaggctggggaggatggatggagagcagccctgggaaggatTGGGGGGATGGGACATTGACAAGAAGCTCAGCACGCAGTGGCACCGGGCACTGAGAGCTCTGAAAGCCAAAACTGTCCTGGGCTCATCTCCAACAGCATGGGCAGCGTGTGAGGGGGAGatttctgcccctctgctctgtcccctctggAGACACTGCCTTGTTAGAGCTTCCTCCAGCTCCGGGGTAGGGCCAGAGAATGAGATACTGGGGAGGAACTCCCTGTGAAGATGGTGAGGCACTGACACAGGCTGagagaagctggggctgccccattTTAAGGCCTGCTTGGGAGAAGACTtagagcaacctgggctagtgggaGGGGGTTAGAACTGGAcagtctttaaggtcccttccaaacaaAAGCAGTCTGTTATCCTCTTATTCCATTATCACTTTACTCTGATTCTacaagaggaagaggaaatcCCCCGTTGTGAGCCTGGCTGAAGAGATTTACTCTCACTGCACTCTGCAGATAACCTGGCTTTGAGAGCACAGTGGTGCAAGCAGCGTGTCACAGGGTGATTTTATGATTATGCTTTATTCCCTTATCTCAGCTTTATGCCCAGAAAACCAATGCTGCAGCTTTAAGATGGAGCCAGAGGTGAGGtgggcagccctgagctcctgggcAGGCTCTGTTCAAGCTCCTCTCTGGGTTCTCGGGGCGGACCGGGACATTGTTCCTTTTCTTGGATTGGGTTGGTGTTTTCTGCTACTAAAGTGAAGcaaaagggttttttcccttcccgTCCCCTGCCTGGAGGCTGTACCGGGAATCCTCTCGGtgctttgttatttttctctgagCTATTCCCgcttgcttttttctttttcggCCACTCGGGGGAGCCGGCGGGACCGGGACCGCCCCGAACCCGAGGCCTCGAAGGAGCTGAACCGacacaagaaaggaaattaaaattaaatcttcAGCCGCTGCAAGAAGACCCTCGCCAGAAATCCAACAGGTTCCAGCTCCTATGAACACTTTTCTGCTCTGTCCTCATAGACAAAAAGGGCAGACACGACCTCTGCCTCCCAGTCACACAGCAAGGTGGGATGTAAGTTTCAaagtgtttttccctttttttccttgtatttttttttgttgtagtttctgttttttaatgttaataAATACAGGTCTTTTCACTTTCATCCCCTGGTATCCATTTCTCTCACTGGCAGAAGAAAGAGGACTTACTGAAGCCCTCTCTCTTTTGACAAAAACAATCATTTTAAAGCATATTTCTTCTAGAATTTTctccaaaccaagacacaaaGTTTGGGACGGGCTGGGCAAGCCCAGGATGTTCAGTGAGGCCAAGGGCAGGTGCAATGCACACTGTCATGGTGTTCCTTTTATATTATTACAAAATCCTCAAACCCTCCACACACCAAACTGTGTGCAGAACAAAAAAGAACAGCAAGAACACAATCCTCTGCTCAACAAAACACATCATGGGCACCCAGAGAACACCAACAACCTCCCTCAGTGCTCCTTTTgggcaaagcagcagctgtgaccTCCTCTGTCAAATCAGGTCTGTGATGTCACCAGAGCCATCTCGGTCCCACAGggtggcagcacctgca
The window above is part of the Ammospiza caudacuta isolate bAmmCau1 chromosome 30, bAmmCau1.pri, whole genome shotgun sequence genome. Proteins encoded here:
- the CCT3 gene encoding T-complex protein 1 subunit gamma, with the translated sequence MMGPRPVLVLSQNTKRESGRKVQTGNITAAKTIADIIRTCLGPRAMMKMLLDPMGGIVMTNDGNAILREIQVQHPAAKSMIEISRTQDEEVGDGTTSVIILAGEMLSVAEHFLEQQMHPTVIIWAYRKALDDMISILKKIGTPVDVNNKEMMLKIIKSAINTKAINRWSDLACSIALDAVKTVEFEENGRKEIDIKKYAKVEKIPGGFSEDSCVLRGIMVNKDVTHPRMRRLIKNPRIVLLDCSLEYKKGESQTDIEITREEDFARILQMEEEYIQQMCEDLIRVKPDLVITEKGVSDLAQHYLMRANITAIRRVRKTDNNRIARACGARIVSRTDELREEDVGTGARLFEVKKIGDEYFAFITDCKDPKACTIILRGASKEILAEVERNLQDAMQVCRNVLMDPQLVPGGGATEMAVAHALTEKSKGMTGVEQWPYRAVAQALEVIPRTLIQNCGASTIRVLTSLRAKHTQEGSQTWGVNGETGALVDMKELGIWEPLAVKLQTYKTAVETAVLLLRIDDIVSGHKKKGDNQSKQSAAPETAQE